GGACTCTGGGCACCTAGGCTATAGGCCAACATGAACAGTGGTTCTCCTAGAGACTCTGGTTGAAAGCTGCTGTAATATGCTCCTAACTGGGAGGGGCCTTCTGGGGACTGGGCATGTGACCCATCTTCTGGTCCCTCCTAAGAACCCCCAAGCCCAATGCAAGTTTCTCATTGCCTGTGGGGCGAGGAAGGGCAGCAGCCAGGACCTTAAGGTCTAGAGTGGGTCCTGCTAAGTAGTCATGGGCTAGAGGTCTGCCATATTCAGCAAGGAAGGGTCGAGGGTACCCCACATCAGATAGGCTCATGGACACTCTCAAGATTGATCACTGAACATTTATTCTTAATCCTAGACCCTAGCTGCAGCCAGGGTGCTGTGGCTGTGTTGTGGTGGTCAGGTGAGGCCCAGAAGGCTCCCAGGAGAGGACCCAAAGGCTGGCGCTGATTCTCTATGGCTATGTAGAAGCCAGGCAGGTGGTGACATGGTCAACGCTCCAGCTACGAGCCCATGAGCAGAAGCAGCATCCATGGCAGGTTTAGAGGGCTGGGCATGCATGAAGGACACTTCTGCAGATGCCCCAACACACTCCCATTCATTGGGGCCAAGTGCTAGATGCAGGCAGAGGAGGTGAAGCCCTGGCAGAGTTCAGGAAAGGCAAAGGCACATGACAGTGGTGGGCAGCAGGAGACAGGTTGGGGGCTGCAGGTGACCCAAGTCCAGGTAGACTAATGTCAGGATGGCCCTTCCTAGGCACCGTGAGGCCCTGGAGGATCCCTGCTCCTGGCTTTGCCCTTCCTGGCTAGGGGTGTGGGCAAGCCTGGGATGAAGCTAAAGAGGCAGAAAGCTGTTCCAGAAGGAAAAGTCTTAGCTTGCTCTGGGGGAATGCTGAGAGAAGATTTACCTACTGGACATCTCTCCTACAGCCCGAGTACCCTGTCCTCTAGCAATCATGGCTTCCTAGCTGCTACATCTAGCAGCTCTCAACCCCCAAGCCCAGAGGCTCTTAGTCGTCCGGCTCTAGTGTCCACTCTGATAGCCATTGCAGGCACGATGCTCTCTGTGCCCCAGTCTCAGGAGGGGACCAACCTGCCCTGGGCTGTGGGGTGGAGAGGCTGCAGGGCCTTGGCCCTCCACCCATAGGGTTGGGGTCAGGGTCAGTCTGTAGGGCCTGGAGGAGCTGTCCAAGGGGCTGAACACAGGTAGTGGGACTCCAGCAGGCATCAAGGGCAGGCAGGAAGGGGTCAGGTGTGCAGGCCTCCACGCACTCAGCCTGTGTGGGGATACGTAGGTAGAAGGCGTGCAGCATCATGCGGAAAGGTTGGTCCTCCTGGTCCTCAGCCTGTCCATAAGTCATGTCACCCACGATAGGGTGGCCAAAGGCGCTGCAGTGCACACGAAGCTGGTGTGTCCGGCCTGTGGAGTCAGGAATGGGAG
The nucleotide sequence above comes from Arvicanthis niloticus isolate mArvNil1 chromosome 6, mArvNil1.pat.X, whole genome shotgun sequence. Encoded proteins:
- the LOC117712046 gene encoding RNA pseudouridylate synthase domain-containing protein 1-like isoform X2, whose amino-acid sequence is MEPSSMENLSIVYQSSDFLVVNKHWDLRIDSKTWRETLTLQKQLQHHFPELADPDTCYGFRFCHQLDFSTSGALCVALNKAAAGRAYKCFKERRVTKAYLALVRGHVQESQVTINYAIGRNSTEGRTHTMCIEGTHGRTHQLRVHCSAFGHPIVGDMTYGQAEDQEDQPFRMMLHAFYLRIPTQAECVEACTPDPFLPALDACWSPTTCVQPLGQLLQALQTDPDPNPMGGGPRPCSLSTPQPRAGWSPPETGAQRASCLQWLSEWTLEPDD
- the LOC117712046 gene encoding RNA pseudouridylate synthase domain-containing protein 1-like isoform X3; translation: MCIEGTHGCENPKPSLTELLVLEHGLYAGDPVSKVLLKPLTGRTHQLRVHCSAFGHPIVGDMTYGQAEDQEDQPFRMMLHAFYLRIPTQAECVEACTPDPFLPALDACWSPTTCVQPLGQLLQALQTDPDPNPMGGGPRPCSLSTPQPRAGWSPPETGAQRASCLQWLSEWTLEPDD